The following proteins are encoded in a genomic region of Methylibium petroleiphilum PM1:
- a CDS encoding biotin-independent malonate decarboxylase subunit beta — translation MISFAECSARERLARVFDAATFHEWLPPTERVISPHLEQLGVPSAFDDGVAIGRATLEGHTVFVAAQEGEFMGGGVGEVHGAKLVGLLRRALRDRPAAVLLLAESGGVRLHEANAGLIAVSEVMRAVLDVRAAGIPVVMLIGGANGCFGGMGIVARCADRVVMSDMGRLAMSGPEVIEASQGVEEFDSRDRALVWRTTGGKHRWLSGDCDVLVKDDVAAFRAAAIDALDASRPVSMETLEREHALLARRLRLLPDALDSDEAVALWGLLGVADAARVPDLDVDALRSLRTV, via the coding sequence ATGATCAGCTTCGCAGAATGCTCGGCCCGGGAGCGGCTGGCGCGGGTGTTCGACGCCGCGACATTCCACGAATGGCTGCCGCCGACCGAGCGCGTCATCAGCCCGCACCTCGAACAGCTCGGCGTGCCCTCGGCCTTCGACGATGGCGTCGCCATCGGCCGCGCGACGCTCGAGGGCCACACGGTCTTCGTCGCCGCCCAGGAAGGTGAGTTCATGGGCGGTGGGGTGGGCGAGGTGCATGGCGCCAAGCTGGTCGGCCTGCTGCGGCGGGCGCTGCGCGACCGGCCGGCGGCGGTGCTGCTGCTGGCCGAGTCCGGCGGCGTGCGCCTGCACGAGGCCAATGCCGGCCTGATCGCGGTGTCCGAGGTCATGCGCGCGGTGCTCGACGTGCGCGCGGCGGGCATCCCGGTCGTGATGCTGATCGGCGGCGCCAACGGCTGCTTCGGCGGCATGGGCATCGTGGCGCGCTGTGCGGACCGCGTGGTCATGAGCGACATGGGCCGGCTGGCGATGTCGGGTCCGGAGGTGATCGAGGCGTCGCAAGGCGTCGAAGAGTTCGATTCCCGAGATCGCGCGCTGGTCTGGCGCACCACGGGTGGCAAGCACCGCTGGCTCAGCGGCGATTGCGACGTGCTGGTGAAGGACGACGTGGCGGCGTTCCGGGCCGCGGCCATCGACGCGCTCGACGCATCGCGCCCCGTGTCGATGGAGACGCTGGAGCGTGAACACGCGCTGCTCGCTAGGCGGCTGCGGCTGCTGCCCGACGCGCTCGACAGCGACGAGGCGGTGGCACTGTGGGGGCTGCTGGGCGTGGCCGACGCCGCCCGCGTGCCCGACCTCGACGTCGATGCCCTGCGCTCCCTGCGCACGGTCTGA
- a CDS encoding biotin-independent malonate decarboxylase subunit gamma, giving the protein MDWNTLATALFGADHGISQEGDVLRGNVRFDGNPLTVIGTTNHAPIGVRLALEQARVVLDTVAQHPGRPILLLIDTQGQMLRRRDELLGINRAMAHLGMSIDFARRRGHRVLGLVYDQALSGGFITSGLIADACDALPEAEIRVMRIPAMARVTKISEDRLTELSRSNPVFAPGVENYVAMGGVRRLWTGDLAVALREALASASGEDVRAADGRTRGGRRLAAAVIQRVLDAA; this is encoded by the coding sequence ATGGACTGGAACACACTGGCCACGGCCTTGTTCGGCGCCGACCACGGCATCTCCCAGGAAGGCGATGTGTTGCGCGGCAACGTGCGCTTCGACGGGAACCCACTCACGGTCATCGGCACGACCAACCACGCACCGATCGGTGTGCGGCTCGCGCTGGAGCAGGCGCGCGTCGTGCTCGACACGGTCGCGCAGCACCCGGGCCGGCCGATCCTGCTGCTGATCGACACGCAGGGTCAGATGCTGCGCCGCCGGGACGAACTGCTGGGGATCAACCGCGCGATGGCGCATCTGGGGATGAGCATCGACTTCGCGCGGCGACGCGGTCACCGCGTGCTGGGGCTGGTGTACGACCAGGCGTTGTCCGGCGGCTTCATCACCTCCGGGCTGATCGCCGATGCCTGCGACGCGCTGCCCGAGGCCGAGATCCGCGTGATGCGCATCCCGGCGATGGCGCGCGTCACCAAGATCTCCGAAGACCGGCTCACCGAGCTCTCGCGCAGCAACCCGGTGTTCGCACCCGGCGTGGAGAACTACGTGGCGATGGGCGGCGTGCGCAGGCTGTGGACGGGCGATCTGGCGGTGGCGCTGCGCGAGGCCCTGGCCTCGGCCTCCGGCGAGGACGTGCGCGCCGCCGACGGTCGGACGCGCGGCGGGCGCCGGCTCGCGGCGGCGGTGATCCAGCGCGTGCTCGATGCGGCCTGA
- the mdcC gene encoding malonate decarboxylase acyl carrier protein has protein sequence MSDVPSGLETLVFSFSGGRPAGSFAPVLVGVVGSGNLEVMLEAAERPDCEIRVVTSARGFGAIWQAVMTDFHERQPLSGLRISINDMGATPAVVSLRLDQAVAGIAGGQP, from the coding sequence ATGAGCGACGTCCCCTCAGGGCTCGAGACCCTGGTCTTCTCGTTCAGCGGTGGCCGGCCGGCGGGCAGCTTCGCCCCCGTGCTGGTCGGCGTGGTCGGATCGGGCAACCTCGAGGTGATGCTCGAGGCCGCAGAACGCCCGGATTGCGAGATTCGCGTCGTGACGTCGGCGCGTGGCTTCGGCGCGATCTGGCAGGCCGTGATGACCGACTTTCACGAGCGCCAGCCGCTGTCCGGCTTGCGCATCTCGATCAACGACATGGGCGCCACGCCGGCGGTCGTTAGTCTGCGGCTCGACCAGGCGGTGGCCGGGATCGCCGGAGGGCAACCATGA
- the mdcA gene encoding malonate decarboxylase subunit alpha gives MEARHWNSKADERAARLARASSALGARLTGKCVDAAAITTLLEAVIASGDRVCLEGNNQKQADFLAKALVKIDPKRVHGLHMVQSVLALPEHLDIFENGVASRLDFSFSGPQGARLAQLVSGGRIEIGAIHTYLELFARYFVDLTPKVALVAAQAADAQGNLYTGPNTEDTSAIVEATAFSGGIVIAQVNELVDGKTTTLPRVDVPADWVSFVVKAPHPNFIEPLFTRDPAQISEIQVLMAMMAIKGIYGEYGVQRLNHGIGFDTAAIELLLPTYGESLGLKGKIGKHWALNPHPALIPAIEAGWVESVHSFGSELGMEDYVRARSDVFFTGPDGSLRSNRAFCQAAGHYACDMFIGSTLQMDLDGNSSTATLGRIAGFGGAPNMGADARGRRHASPAWLKAGREARSGRSGAAGTPRGQKLVVQMVETFREHMQPAFVERLDAWTLQEQSGMALPPIMIYGEDVSHILTEEGIANLLLCRSDAEREQAIRGVAGYTAVGLARDRRAVENLRDRGVIRRPQDLGIDPRQATRNLLAARSMRDLVDASGGLYQPPRRFRNW, from the coding sequence ATGGAAGCCAGACACTGGAACTCCAAGGCCGACGAGCGTGCCGCCCGGCTGGCGCGCGCGAGCAGCGCGCTCGGCGCACGGCTCACCGGCAAGTGCGTCGATGCCGCGGCGATCACCACCCTGCTCGAGGCGGTGATCGCTTCCGGAGATCGCGTCTGCCTCGAAGGCAACAACCAGAAGCAGGCCGATTTCCTGGCGAAGGCGCTGGTGAAGATCGATCCGAAGCGGGTCCACGGACTGCACATGGTGCAGTCGGTGCTGGCCCTGCCGGAGCATCTGGACATCTTCGAGAACGGCGTCGCATCGCGGCTCGACTTCAGCTTCTCGGGACCTCAGGGCGCACGGCTGGCCCAGCTGGTGTCGGGCGGGCGCATCGAGATCGGCGCGATCCACACCTACCTCGAACTGTTCGCGCGCTACTTCGTCGACCTCACGCCCAAGGTGGCCCTGGTCGCCGCGCAGGCGGCCGACGCACAAGGCAACCTCTACACCGGCCCCAATACCGAAGACACGTCGGCCATCGTGGAGGCGACGGCGTTTTCCGGCGGCATCGTGATCGCGCAGGTCAACGAACTGGTCGATGGCAAGACCACCACGCTGCCGCGCGTCGACGTCCCGGCCGACTGGGTCAGCTTCGTGGTGAAGGCGCCGCACCCCAACTTCATCGAACCGCTCTTCACCCGCGATCCCGCGCAGATCAGCGAGATCCAGGTGCTGATGGCCATGATGGCGATCAAGGGCATCTACGGCGAGTACGGCGTGCAGCGCCTGAACCACGGCATCGGCTTCGACACGGCGGCGATCGAGCTGCTGTTGCCGACCTACGGCGAATCGCTGGGGCTGAAAGGAAAGATCGGCAAGCACTGGGCCTTGAACCCGCACCCGGCGCTGATTCCGGCCATCGAGGCCGGGTGGGTCGAATCGGTGCACTCCTTCGGCTCCGAGCTCGGCATGGAGGACTACGTCCGCGCCCGCTCCGATGTGTTCTTCACCGGGCCGGACGGCAGCCTGCGCAGCAACCGGGCCTTCTGCCAGGCGGCCGGGCACTACGCCTGCGACATGTTCATCGGCTCGACCCTGCAGATGGATCTTGACGGCAACAGCTCCACCGCCACGCTGGGACGCATCGCCGGCTTCGGTGGCGCGCCCAACATGGGCGCCGACGCGCGCGGCCGGCGCCACGCCAGCCCCGCTTGGCTGAAGGCCGGCCGCGAGGCGCGCTCCGGCCGCAGCGGTGCGGCGGGCACGCCGCGCGGGCAGAAGCTGGTGGTCCAGATGGTCGAGACCTTCCGCGAACACATGCAACCGGCCTTCGTCGAAAGGCTCGACGCCTGGACGCTGCAGGAACAGTCCGGCATGGCCCTGCCGCCGATCATGATCTACGGCGAGGACGTGTCGCACATCCTGACCGAGGAAGGGATCGCGAACCTGCTGCTATGCCGCAGCGACGCCGAGCGCGAGCAGGCGATCCGGGGCGTCGCCGGCTACACCGCCGTGGGATTGGCGCGCGACCGGCGCGCCGTCGAGAACCTGCGCGACCGCGGCGTGATCCGCCGGCCGCAGGACCTCGGCATCGATCCACGCCAGGCGACGCGCAATCTGCTGGCGGCCCGCAGCATGCGTGATCTGGTGGACGCGTCGGGCGGCTTGTACCAACCCCCCCGCCGGTTCAGAAACTGGTAG
- a CDS encoding SLC13 family permease — protein MSAHWISICTLIGMFVLATVLPINMGVIAFVGAFLVGTLVAGLNAKAILGGFPADLFLTLVGITYLFALAQNNGTIDWLVKLAVRAVRGRIAAIPWIMFFIAALLTSVGAVSPAAVAIIAPIALGFAAKYGINPLMMGLMVVHGAQGGGFSPISIYGGITNKIVAKAGLPLSEMTTMLASLGVNLTVSLLLFFMFGGMKLLRQKADASGEVPAVRRTAHGQGGAQVYGDAEAEALTEEHRTAIRDDDSLMNAAPVASADTGSRTYQLATVAGLIGLAVLTLFFKQDIGFVSISIGLLLTLMAPNLQKRALGQVSWPEIMLIVGVSTFVGVMDKMGTIDFVGHSVAGLTSPLMAALLLCFVGAVVSAFASSTAVLGSLIPLAVPFLEGDAGVSAIGFIAAMAVSSTIVDVSPFSTNGALVLANAKGIDRDVFFRQLLVYGAIVTLVAPVVVWLLFVVL, from the coding sequence ATGAGTGCTCACTGGATTTCCATCTGCACGTTGATCGGCATGTTCGTGCTCGCCACCGTGCTGCCGATCAACATGGGCGTGATCGCCTTCGTCGGCGCCTTCCTTGTCGGCACGCTGGTGGCCGGCCTGAACGCCAAGGCCATCCTGGGGGGCTTCCCCGCCGATCTGTTTCTGACCCTGGTCGGCATCACCTACCTGTTCGCGCTGGCGCAGAACAACGGCACGATCGACTGGCTCGTCAAGCTGGCGGTGCGGGCGGTACGCGGGCGCATCGCCGCCATCCCGTGGATCATGTTCTTCATTGCGGCGTTGCTCACGTCCGTCGGCGCGGTCAGTCCCGCGGCCGTGGCGATCATCGCGCCGATCGCGCTCGGTTTCGCGGCCAAGTACGGCATCAATCCGCTGATGATGGGCTTGATGGTCGTGCACGGCGCGCAGGGCGGCGGCTTCTCGCCGATCAGCATCTACGGCGGCATCACCAACAAGATCGTCGCCAAGGCGGGCCTGCCGCTCAGCGAGATGACGACCATGCTGGCGAGCCTGGGGGTCAACTTGACGGTGTCGCTGCTGCTGTTCTTCATGTTCGGCGGCATGAAGCTGCTGCGTCAGAAGGCCGACGCGAGTGGCGAAGTCCCTGCCGTGCGCCGCACAGCGCACGGTCAGGGCGGAGCCCAGGTATACGGCGATGCCGAAGCAGAGGCGCTCACGGAAGAGCACCGCACCGCCATTCGGGACGACGATTCCCTGATGAATGCCGCACCGGTGGCATCCGCGGACACGGGTTCACGCACCTATCAGCTGGCCACCGTGGCCGGCCTGATCGGACTGGCCGTGCTGACGCTGTTCTTCAAGCAGGACATCGGCTTCGTGTCGATCTCCATCGGCCTGCTGCTGACGCTGATGGCGCCCAACCTGCAGAAGCGCGCTCTGGGGCAGGTGTCGTGGCCGGAGATCATGCTGATCGTGGGCGTCAGCACCTTCGTGGGTGTGATGGACAAGATGGGCACGATCGATTTCGTGGGGCACAGCGTCGCGGGACTCACCTCGCCGCTGATGGCTGCGCTGCTGTTGTGCTTCGTCGGCGCGGTGGTGTCCGCCTTCGCCTCCTCGACCGCGGTGCTCGGGTCGCTGATTCCACTGGCGGTGCCCTTCCTGGAGGGCGATGCCGGCGTCAGCGCCATCGGCTTCATCGCCGCGATGGCGGTGTCGTCGACCATCGTCGACGTGAGCCCGTTCTCCACGAATGGCGCACTGGTTCTTGCCAACGCGAAGGGCATCGACCGCGACGTGTTCTTCCGGCAGCTGTTGGTGTACGGCGCCATCGTGACGCTGGTGGCCCCGGTGGTGGTGTGGCTGCTCTTCGTCGTGCTCTGA
- the mdcB gene encoding triphosphoribosyl-dephospho-CoA synthase MdcB: MQRAVVGTAVAAGPVHGAAQRIGRAATVALYEELALYPKPGLVSFIDRGSHADMDATTFMRSLFALRRYFPQAAALGAQQAGFDALERLGIDAERRMLCATGGINTHRGAVFTLGLLCASAGAVLAQGGPCTPAALRAALRRGWGAALQARCARPRSSAGQRVTQQHGLRGASEEAALGLPVLFDVAVPALRRALAHGLAVRAARLEALFHVIAVLDDTNLAHRGGLPGLRYAQGAAANFLAAGGAAQGDASAQAEAIHREFVARRLSPGGAADVLAAACWVQRVCTD, from the coding sequence CTGCAGCGGGCCGTGGTCGGCACCGCTGTCGCAGCGGGCCCGGTGCATGGCGCCGCGCAGCGCATCGGCCGGGCCGCCACGGTGGCGCTGTACGAGGAGCTGGCGCTCTACCCGAAGCCCGGTCTGGTGTCGTTCATCGACCGCGGCAGCCATGCCGACATGGACGCCACCACTTTCATGCGCAGCCTGTTCGCGTTGCGACGTTACTTCCCGCAGGCGGCGGCGCTCGGCGCGCAGCAGGCAGGCTTCGACGCGCTGGAGCGGCTGGGCATCGACGCGGAGCGGCGCATGCTGTGCGCCACCGGTGGCATCAACACCCACCGCGGCGCGGTGTTCACGCTGGGTCTGCTGTGCGCCAGTGCCGGCGCGGTGCTCGCGCAGGGCGGCCCGTGCACGCCGGCCGCGCTGCGGGCCGCGCTGCGGCGCGGCTGGGGCGCGGCCTTGCAGGCGCGCTGCGCGCGGCCGCGGTCCTCGGCCGGCCAGCGCGTGACGCAGCAGCACGGCCTGCGCGGTGCCAGCGAGGAAGCCGCGCTGGGCCTGCCGGTGCTGTTCGACGTGGCCGTGCCAGCGCTACGCCGGGCGCTGGCGCACGGCCTCGCTGTGCGCGCCGCACGGCTCGAGGCGTTGTTCCACGTGATCGCCGTGCTGGACGACACCAACCTGGCCCACCGCGGCGGCCTGCCGGGACTGCGCTACGCGCAGGGTGCCGCGGCGAATTTCCTCGCGGCCGGCGGCGCCGCGCAGGGCGATGCGTCAGCGCAGGCCGAAGCCATCCACCGCGAGTTCGTGGCGCGGCGCCTGTCACCCGGCGGCGCGGCCGACGTGCTGGCCGCAGCCTGCTGGGTGCAGCGCGTCTGCACCGATTGA